Proteins from one Juglans microcarpa x Juglans regia isolate MS1-56 chromosome 6S, Jm3101_v1.0, whole genome shotgun sequence genomic window:
- the LOC121236418 gene encoding cytochrome P450 736A117-like: MQIYLQYMHPFVIYGFPFLFFALFLLKWLSITPPKNMPPSPPKLPFLGNLHQLGLYPHRSLCSLAQRHGPLMLLHFGSRPALIASSADTAREIMKTHDVIFSNRPKLSIPDRLLYEGKDVSTAPYGEYWRQMRSICVLQLLSNKRVQSFRAVREEEVALFMEKIRDQSCSLSLPVNLGEIFVSLTNDIICRVAFGRKYSAGREDGKKFGQLLGELMKLLGAFNVGDYIPWLTWVNRINGIDARVEKVCKEFDQFLDGIVEQHKRENRINGNHDSTLLLGEDKKDLVDVLLEIQNDNAAGVAMDETSIKALILDMFAAGTDTTYTVLEWAMSELLRHPRVMKKLQDEVRGISPAKTSITENHLEKMHYLKAVIKETFRLYPPIPLLVPRESTRDVEIKGYHIPAGTLTFINAWAIGRDPALWEEPEQFRPERFLNSSVDFRGHDFQLIPFGAGRRGCPGITFAMATNELVLANLVHEFDWALPGGACLEDLNMTQCTGLTIHRKVPLLAVASTPVYI, from the exons ATGCAGATATACCTCCAATATATGCATCCCTTCGTTATCTATggctttccctttcttttcttcgcGCTCTTTCTCCTCAAATGGCTCTCCATAACCCCTCCCAAAAACATGCCGCCTTCACCGCCAAAGCTTCCTTTCCTAGGGAACCTCCACCAACTAGGTTTGTATCCTCACCGCTCCCTTTGTTCGTTAGCTCAACGCCATGGCCCGCTCATGCTGCTTCACTTCGGCAGTCGGCCTGCGCTAATCGCGTCGTCTGCAGACACAGCTCGAGAGATCATGAAAACCCATGATGTCATCTTCTCCAACAGACCAAAACTAAGCATTCCCGACAGACTTCTCTACGAGGGTAAGGATGTGTCGACAGCTCCCTATGGGGAGTATTGGAGACAAATGAGAAGCATTTGCGTGCTCCAGCTTTTGAGTAACAAGAGGGTTCAGTCTTTTCGAGCTGTAAGGGAAGAAGAAGTAGCCTTGTTCATGGAGAAGATCAGAGACCAGTCTTGTTCGTTGTCGTTGCCAGTAAATTTAGGCGAGATATTTGTCTCGCTGACCAACGATATTATTTGCAGAGTGGCTTTTGGGAGGAAGTATAGTGCAGGCCGTGAAGATGGGAAGAAGTTTGGACAGTTGTTGGGAGAGCTTATGAAACTGTTGGGTGCTTTCAATGTGGGGGACTACATTCCATGGCTGACATGGGTAAATCGAATCAATGGTATTGATGCTCGAGTGGAGAAAGTCTGTAAAGAGTTTGATCAGTTTTTGGATGGCATAGTAGAGCAGCACAAAAGAGAGAACAGAATTAATGGGAATCATGATAGTACACTACTTCTGGGTGAAGATAAAAAAGATCTGGTGGACGTTTTGCTCGAGATCCAAAATGATAACGCTGCTGGAGTTGCCATGGACGAAACAAGCATTAAAGCACTAATCTTG GATATGTTTGCTGCTGGAACTGATACTACTTACACAGTTCTAGAATGGGCAATGTCAGAGCTCTTAAGGCACCCTAGAGTCATGAAGAAATTGCAAGATGAGGTAAGGGGGATTTCACCGGCCAAAACCAGCATAACTGAGAACCACTTGGAGAAAATGCACTACTTGAAAGCAGTGATAAAAGAGACCTTTCGGCTATATCCTCCAATCCCATTATTAGTTCCCAGAGAATCAACCCGAGATGTTGAAATAAAGGGCTATCACATTCCTGCTGGAACCTTAACTTTCATTAATGCATGGGCAATTGGAAGGGACCCTGCATTGTGGGAAGAACCAGAGCAGTTTCGACCAGAGAGGTTCTTGAATTCTTCTGTAGATTTTAGAGGACATGATTTCCAGCTGATCCCATTTGGAGCTGGAAGGAGGGGATGCCCAGGAATCACATTTGCCATGGCTACCAATGAGCTTGTGTTGGCCAATCTTGTGCACGAGTTTGATTGGGCATTGCCTGGTGGTGCATGTTTGGAGGATTTGAACATGACCCAATGCACTGGTCTTACTATCCATAGAAAAGTTCCTCTCCTTGCTGTTGCAAGTACtcctgtatatatataa